The proteins below are encoded in one region of Bremerella sp. P1:
- a CDS encoding cysteine desulfurase family protein, translated as MIYVDNNATTPMAVEVAEAMSQAYESAFFNPSSQHQAGQKARRRLDDARETILNLLGAETTRFASDRLVFTSGGTEANNLALFGLGKETNGQVIISAIEHPSISEAADQLALRGVKVRVLPVDNNGVVQLAELDQWLAEPTRLVSVMLGNNETGVLQPIGEIATICRHREVPLHVDAVQGIGKIPVNFRKLGASAMTLTPHKFHGPRGIGALVLDDHVTLNPTMFGGSQQLALRPGTESVELAIGFEKALQLAIEAMPEAGPSMQVLRDRLEALLTDLVGEDEMQVIGRDAPRLPHTSNTAFPGIDRQALVMALDMAGVACSTGSACASGSSEPSPTLIAMGLPEDVVSGSIRLSLSRFTTEPEVDEVASRISNCIKHLRQR; from the coding sequence TTGATTTACGTCGACAACAATGCGACGACACCCATGGCCGTAGAAGTCGCCGAGGCCATGAGTCAGGCCTACGAGTCGGCTTTCTTTAATCCCTCGAGCCAACATCAAGCAGGCCAGAAGGCTCGCCGTCGCCTCGATGACGCCAGAGAAACAATTCTCAATCTGCTGGGAGCTGAGACGACTCGTTTCGCCAGCGATCGCTTGGTGTTTACCAGTGGGGGAACGGAGGCCAACAATTTGGCTTTGTTTGGCTTAGGCAAAGAAACAAATGGCCAGGTCATCATCTCTGCGATCGAACATCCGAGTATCTCCGAAGCAGCCGATCAGTTGGCTTTGCGCGGTGTGAAAGTTCGTGTGCTGCCAGTCGACAACAATGGTGTCGTCCAATTAGCCGAACTTGATCAATGGCTCGCAGAGCCAACGCGACTGGTAAGTGTCATGCTGGGGAACAATGAGACCGGCGTCCTTCAACCCATAGGCGAGATCGCAACCATTTGTCGTCATCGGGAAGTCCCTTTGCATGTCGACGCCGTGCAGGGGATTGGCAAAATACCCGTGAATTTCCGGAAATTAGGTGCCTCGGCGATGACGCTGACCCCTCATAAGTTTCACGGTCCGCGGGGTATTGGAGCGCTCGTGCTGGATGATCATGTGACATTGAATCCGACGATGTTCGGTGGTTCTCAGCAATTGGCCCTGCGACCTGGTACTGAGAGCGTAGAACTGGCGATCGGCTTTGAAAAAGCCTTGCAGTTAGCCATCGAAGCCATGCCGGAAGCCGGCCCGAGTATGCAGGTCCTGAGGGATCGGCTGGAAGCGCTTCTCACCGATCTGGTCGGAGAGGACGAAATGCAAGTCATCGGCCGCGATGCTCCACGTCTTCCCCACACGTCGAACACTGCATTTCCAGGCATCGACCGGCAGGCCTTGGTGATGGCTTTGGACATGGCTGGAGTCGCTTGCAGCACCGGTTCCGCATGTGCCAGCGGGTCATCCGAGCCGTCCCCTACGTTGATCGCGATGGGGCTGCCAGAAGATGTAGTTTCTGGTTCGATTCGCTTAAGTTTAAGCCGCTTCACGACCGAGCCAGAGGTCGATGAAGTCGCAAGTCGTATCTCCAATTGCATCAAGCATTTACGTCAACGTTAA
- a CDS encoding DNA gyrase subunit B, producing the protein MTEPNEPQDQPTGDIENKEAAQQAEQAKAKSEYGASDLEHLSDLEHVRERPSMYIGDRSMRGFHHLVYEVVDNSIDEAMAEFASSVIVTVHNDNSVTVEDDGRGIPVDRHPQLSEQVGRDVSTLEGVMTVLKFGGKFSKGAYQTSGGLHGVGVTVVNFLSEWCEVEVYRDGFVWQQEYERGVPQGPVQKGQPTKKRGTKTTFKPDSQIFNVSKFNHDTLAKRLQELAFLNKGVKIIFIDDRTQEKDEFVYEQGIIEYVEHLNRSTNALHPDVIFLSGVTEGVGYEIALQYSEEYTENLHSYVNNINTHEGGTHVSGFKTALTRTLNNYAKKESMIKDVALSGDDFREGLTAIISTRVPEPQFEGQTKTKLGNSEVESYINSGFGEFMTKYLEENPKVAKIIIRKALLAGQAREAARKARDLLRNRKDALSGGGLPGKLRDCISKEMEKCELYLVEGDSAGGSAEGGRLRDFQAILPLRGKIINTYKAREDKVLANEEVRSMIQAIGVGIGQDQDINKRRYNKVVIMTDADVDGSHIRTLLLSFFYRQMNELVAGGHVYVAQPPLFRVVHKKNVWYVQTEEEMKNQLLDNGLADCAFVDDNGDVIDGEKMEKLCRALAPLEEAIVALERRGIGLKIHAVRQDPVSQKLPVFHLVMGREEHWFSTKKELDAFLNERGLDAEPDTQIPDEGEVVDGQVLDSEAETNGQPKEEEAEVEAPHIAELHEVRTINIKLAELAELGFDIQALIPQERTGSTDSRYKLRRGESETGLEDLRGLLAAVRSAGERGLQVTRFKGLGEMNAEELRETTLDPQNRTLMQVTMSDASAADDMFRILMGDKVEPRREFIEKHALEVRNLDV; encoded by the coding sequence ATGACCGAACCGAACGAACCTCAAGATCAGCCGACTGGGGACATCGAAAACAAGGAAGCCGCCCAGCAGGCCGAACAGGCTAAGGCCAAATCGGAATATGGCGCGAGCGATCTCGAGCACCTTTCTGACTTGGAGCATGTCCGCGAACGGCCGAGTATGTACATCGGTGACCGTTCGATGCGTGGTTTCCATCACCTGGTGTACGAAGTGGTCGATAACTCGATCGACGAAGCGATGGCGGAGTTCGCTTCCAGCGTGATCGTGACGGTCCACAACGATAACTCCGTTACCGTTGAGGACGACGGCCGCGGTATTCCGGTCGACCGTCACCCACAGCTTTCCGAACAAGTCGGCCGCGACGTCTCGACCCTGGAAGGGGTAATGACCGTGCTGAAGTTCGGCGGCAAGTTCAGCAAAGGGGCGTACCAAACGTCTGGCGGTCTGCACGGCGTGGGTGTGACCGTGGTGAACTTCCTATCCGAGTGGTGCGAAGTGGAAGTCTACCGCGATGGCTTTGTCTGGCAGCAGGAATATGAACGAGGTGTTCCCCAAGGTCCAGTTCAAAAGGGTCAGCCGACCAAGAAGCGTGGTACCAAAACTACCTTCAAGCCTGACAGCCAGATCTTCAACGTTAGCAAGTTCAATCACGATACTCTCGCCAAGCGTCTGCAAGAACTCGCCTTCTTGAACAAAGGTGTGAAAATCATCTTCATTGATGATCGCACGCAAGAGAAAGACGAGTTTGTCTACGAGCAGGGGATCATCGAATACGTCGAGCACCTGAATCGTTCAACTAACGCGCTGCACCCTGACGTGATCTTCCTGAGCGGTGTCACCGAAGGCGTGGGCTATGAAATTGCCCTGCAGTACAGCGAAGAATACACCGAGAACCTTCATTCGTACGTGAATAACATCAACACGCACGAAGGAGGTACGCACGTCTCCGGCTTTAAGACGGCCCTGACGCGTACGCTGAATAACTACGCCAAGAAGGAAAGCATGATCAAGGACGTCGCGCTATCCGGCGATGACTTCCGCGAAGGTTTGACGGCGATCATCAGTACTCGCGTGCCTGAGCCGCAGTTTGAAGGCCAGACGAAGACCAAGCTGGGTAACAGCGAAGTCGAAAGCTACATCAACTCGGGCTTTGGCGAGTTCATGACCAAATACCTGGAAGAGAACCCCAAGGTTGCCAAGATCATCATTCGCAAAGCTCTGTTGGCCGGTCAGGCGCGCGAAGCGGCTCGCAAGGCTCGCGATCTGCTGCGAAACCGAAAGGATGCCCTCAGTGGTGGCGGACTGCCAGGTAAGCTGCGTGACTGCATCAGCAAAGAGATGGAGAAGTGCGAACTGTACCTGGTGGAAGGTGACTCGGCCGGTGGTTCGGCCGAAGGGGGACGACTGCGAGATTTCCAGGCCATCTTGCCGCTACGAGGTAAGATCATCAACACCTATAAGGCTCGCGAAGATAAGGTGCTGGCCAACGAAGAAGTCCGCAGTATGATCCAGGCGATCGGCGTGGGCATCGGCCAGGACCAGGATATCAACAAGCGTCGGTACAACAAAGTCGTGATCATGACCGATGCCGACGTCGACGGTTCGCACATTCGCACGCTGCTGTTGTCGTTCTTCTATCGCCAGATGAACGAACTGGTTGCTGGCGGTCATGTTTATGTCGCCCAGCCGCCACTGTTTCGCGTGGTGCACAAGAAGAACGTCTGGTACGTCCAGACCGAAGAAGAAATGAAAAACCAGTTGCTGGACAACGGTCTGGCTGACTGTGCTTTCGTCGATGATAACGGCGACGTGATCGACGGCGAAAAGATGGAAAAGTTGTGCCGTGCACTCGCTCCGCTGGAAGAAGCGATTGTCGCTTTGGAACGCCGCGGCATCGGCCTGAAGATTCACGCGGTGCGACAAGATCCGGTCAGCCAGAAGTTGCCGGTCTTCCACTTGGTGATGGGTCGCGAAGAGCATTGGTTCTCGACCAAGAAGGAACTCGATGCGTTCCTCAACGAACGAGGTCTCGACGCCGAGCCGGACACACAGATTCCTGACGAAGGAGAAGTGGTCGACGGCCAGGTCCTGGATTCCGAAGCCGAAACCAACGGTCAACCAAAGGAAGAAGAAGCCGAGGTCGAAGCACCTCACATCGCTGAACTGCACGAAGTGCGGACGATCAACATTAAGCTGGCTGAACTGGCGGAACTTGGCTTCGACATTCAAGCGTTGATTCCGCAGGAACGCACAGGCAGCACCGACTCGCGTTACAAGTTGCGACGCGGCGAAAGCGAAACCGGCTTGGAAGACCTCCGTGGTCTGCTGGCCGCGGTTCGATCGGCTGGTGAACGTGGCCTGCAGGTAACTCGCTTTAAAGGTCTGGGCGAAATGAACGCGGAAGAACTTCGCGAAACGACCCTCGACCCGCAAAACCGAACGTTGATGCAGGTCACTATGAGCGACGCTTCGGCGGCCGACGACATGTTCCGCATCTTGATGGGTGACAAGGTCGAACCTCGCCGCGAGTTCATCGAGAAGCATGCCCTGGAAGTGCGGAACTTGGACGTATAG
- the dnaN gene encoding DNA polymerase III subunit beta — MKITFDREKFQTAFQTAAMVAPSRSPKPILQNVKLDATEKATILMATDMEIGVRIEVEGIEVEQAGSIVLPVARFGSILKEVRDERLSVQREESRTVVQAQHSKFTLSSEDPDEFPTVQTFAEGKYHEVSARVLKELIRRTLFATDTESGRYALGGVLLELGENSITAVATDGRRLAKMEGPATQIEDHGNSDAMTIIPSRAMQLIERSLTDLDATVQIASRTNDVLVKVGPATIYARLVEGRFPKWRDVLPEKREAAHIEMSVGPAFAALRQAAIVTSDESRGIDFTFGHGSMILSSNTAEVGDSRVEIPIPYDGENVEITMDHRFVADFYKVLGSESNFTLNIQNAESAALFSTDDNYDYVVMPLARDR; from the coding sequence ATGAAAATCACTTTCGATCGCGAGAAGTTTCAGACGGCATTCCAGACGGCGGCCATGGTGGCACCCAGCCGTAGTCCCAAGCCGATCCTGCAAAACGTCAAACTCGACGCCACCGAAAAGGCCACGATTCTGATGGCTACCGACATGGAGATCGGGGTTCGCATCGAGGTCGAAGGCATCGAAGTCGAGCAAGCCGGTAGCATCGTTCTACCCGTGGCTCGGTTTGGTTCTATCTTGAAGGAGGTTCGCGATGAGCGACTCAGCGTGCAGCGGGAAGAATCACGAACCGTCGTGCAAGCCCAGCACAGCAAGTTCACCCTGTCGAGCGAAGACCCCGACGAGTTTCCCACCGTGCAAACGTTCGCGGAGGGTAAGTACCATGAAGTATCGGCTCGGGTTCTCAAAGAACTGATTCGTCGTACCCTTTTCGCCACCGATACTGAAAGCGGTCGTTACGCTTTGGGTGGTGTTCTATTGGAACTGGGTGAAAACAGCATTACCGCGGTCGCTACCGACGGACGTCGACTGGCCAAGATGGAAGGTCCTGCGACGCAGATCGAAGATCACGGTAATTCCGACGCGATGACGATCATTCCATCGCGAGCGATGCAGCTGATCGAACGTAGCCTGACCGACCTGGACGCGACGGTGCAGATCGCATCCCGTACCAACGACGTACTCGTCAAAGTCGGCCCAGCCACGATTTATGCTCGCCTAGTGGAAGGTCGTTTCCCGAAATGGCGGGACGTGCTTCCTGAGAAGCGTGAAGCGGCCCACATTGAGATGTCGGTTGGCCCAGCGTTCGCCGCGCTTCGTCAGGCAGCCATTGTGACGTCCGACGAGAGCCGTGGGATCGACTTCACGTTCGGTCATGGCTCGATGATCCTTTCCAGCAATACGGCCGAGGTGGGCGATTCTCGCGTCGAGATTCCGATCCCTTACGACGGCGAGAATGTCGAGATCACGATGGACCATCGTTTCGTGGCTGACTTCTACAAGGTGCTGGGTAGCGAAAGCAATTTCACGCTCAACATCCAGAATGCCGAAAGTGCCGCCCTATTCAGTACAGACGACAACTACGACTACGTCGTCATGCCGTTGGCACGCGATCGGTAA
- a CDS encoding DUF721 domain-containing protein, which yields MSQRQPGKVQSIKGTLAQLMVQKGYAQVQTADATQQAWDVAAGERLAEHSVAGNVQRGTLLVMVANSTISQMISFQKPKILKSLQEQLPDHGITDLKIKVGRID from the coding sequence ATGAGCCAGCGTCAGCCCGGCAAAGTGCAGTCGATCAAAGGAACCTTGGCCCAGTTGATGGTCCAGAAGGGCTACGCCCAGGTTCAGACGGCCGATGCCACGCAACAGGCTTGGGATGTCGCCGCCGGCGAGCGTCTGGCCGAGCATAGTGTGGCTGGCAACGTACAGCGTGGCACCTTGCTGGTCATGGTCGCCAACTCGACGATCAGCCAGATGATCAGTTTCCAGAAGCCCAAGATCCTCAAGTCACTGCAAGAACAGCTGCCGGATCACGGGATTACCGATTTGAAAATCAAAGTAGGGCGAATTGATTAG
- a CDS encoding DnaA/Hda family protein — protein MVTEIITIALPWVRQEDPAYIGSVKRSIEGLRPFVAGPENRMIQSAVEALKHDASQFSPVVIYGPSGSGKSHLLQGLTGVLVEKEPDLKVLSVTGSDFAREYGNALRQETASSTRTEFFGTDVLVIEDLHELLHFPSMQQVLLHLLDELERRGATVLVSCRENPIGMEGFSTELRSRLSAGLLVPVVLPEQGTREVLIQGIATRHNRQITKMAAQKLAVAFPHGLLQLSGIVNRLIAQTRANQIIDTAVVDSLLQSEHNTARVSLRNIASMTAKYFRVKVADMKGSSRRQSIVQARSVAMLLARQLTEESLKVVGKHFGGRDHTTVMHAVSSMEAKLKKDVALREAVLELRESILQRSAA, from the coding sequence GTGGTTACGGAGATCATCACCATTGCCTTGCCTTGGGTCCGCCAGGAGGATCCCGCCTACATTGGGTCGGTAAAACGGTCCATTGAGGGTCTGCGCCCCTTCGTGGCAGGGCCAGAAAACCGCATGATTCAATCGGCGGTCGAAGCATTGAAGCACGATGCCTCGCAGTTCTCGCCTGTAGTCATCTACGGCCCCAGTGGTTCTGGCAAATCACACTTGCTGCAAGGACTCACGGGCGTTCTGGTCGAAAAAGAGCCTGACCTGAAGGTTCTGTCCGTGACCGGCAGTGATTTTGCTCGCGAGTATGGCAATGCCTTGCGTCAAGAAACGGCCAGTAGCACGCGAACCGAGTTCTTCGGCACCGATGTGCTGGTGATTGAGGATCTGCACGAGTTGTTGCACTTCCCATCGATGCAGCAGGTTCTGTTGCATTTGCTCGACGAACTCGAACGGCGTGGTGCCACGGTTCTGGTTTCGTGCCGCGAAAATCCGATCGGCATGGAAGGGTTCTCGACCGAACTTCGCAGTCGCTTGTCGGCCGGCCTGTTGGTTCCCGTCGTGCTGCCAGAGCAGGGAACACGGGAAGTCCTGATCCAAGGGATCGCAACACGGCACAATCGCCAGATCACCAAGATGGCGGCCCAGAAACTGGCCGTGGCCTTTCCGCATGGCCTGCTTCAACTCAGCGGAATCGTGAACCGACTAATCGCCCAGACCAGGGCCAACCAAATCATCGATACGGCGGTCGTCGACTCGCTACTTCAAAGCGAACACAACACGGCCAGGGTCAGTCTCCGTAATATCGCCAGCATGACGGCCAAGTACTTCCGCGTGAAGGTTGCCGACATGAAGGGGAGTTCGCGGCGGCAAAGTATCGTTCAGGCTCGCAGCGTCGCCATGCTGCTCGCCCGGCAACTCACGGAAGAAAGCCTTAAAGTGGTCGGAAAACATTTCGGCGGCCGCGATCACACCACCGTCATGCATGCGGTGAGCAGCATGGAAGCCAAACTCAAAAAGGATGTCGCTTTGAGAGAAGCCGTACTAGAGCTGCGAGAGAGCATCTTGCAGCGTAGTGCCGCGTGA
- a CDS encoding DUF3592 domain-containing protein — translation MSKDTIAMLVMGGFNLIGLVIVGYGLRDIYRAWRSNSWEKTGARLIEASIEETVRKNTKSNRHVFEVKATYEYDVCGRPFQGTNIASSYIPTNEREDHEKLLDALNSIPSLNVYYDPLRPEKCTLVPGFDGGTFSLLALGIMWLAVTVGITGMILLIQGGDPELIQSISMG, via the coding sequence ATGTCGAAAGATACAATTGCGATGCTGGTGATGGGTGGTTTCAATTTGATTGGGCTGGTGATTGTCGGCTACGGCTTACGAGACATTTACCGTGCCTGGCGCAGCAACTCGTGGGAGAAAACTGGGGCCCGGTTGATTGAAGCAAGCATCGAAGAGACGGTACGTAAAAACACCAAATCAAACCGACACGTGTTCGAAGTCAAAGCGACTTACGAATACGACGTTTGTGGACGCCCTTTCCAAGGGACGAACATCGCATCGAGCTATATCCCAACCAATGAGCGGGAAGACCACGAGAAGCTGCTCGATGCCCTGAACTCGATCCCGAGCCTGAACGTCTATTATGATCCGCTTCGCCCCGAGAAATGCACCTTGGTACCAGGCTTCGACGGCGGGACTTTCTCGCTGTTGGCCCTGGGGATCATGTGGCTTGCGGTTACCGTCGGAATTACTGGGATGATCCTCCTAATTCAAGGAGGAGATCCCGAGTTGATTCAGAGTATCTCGATGGGATAA
- a CDS encoding universal stress protein, with protein sequence MIRSALIALDNSPSSKTALDMAIAFCHRYAAHEDGRSGCIHLSGVAVVDIPGIKTPTSLPIGAGAYKKHRDETLISEAKQRAEEILQNFETRCKEAEVPFTAIPSEGLPYEQIERHALRHDVVLIGRDTNFHYETSEDVGATVRKLLVDNARPVIVYPQKLPDNHRVVIAYDGSATAAHALQMWTLLEIRGPKTQVHVVSISDQEAKAMPRLEEAAQFLNFHGIDPQLHYVPKERRVVEMLAEKVKELSPRMVVLGAYGRGGFKETLFGSSTNKMLETANCPLFLYK encoded by the coding sequence ATGATTCGCAGCGCACTTATCGCCCTGGACAATTCTCCCTCCAGCAAGACCGCTCTCGATATGGCGATCGCATTTTGCCATCGTTACGCGGCCCACGAGGATGGTCGGTCCGGCTGCATTCATTTGTCAGGCGTCGCCGTGGTCGACATCCCCGGGATCAAGACTCCAACCAGCTTGCCCATCGGCGCCGGCGCCTACAAAAAGCATCGCGACGAAACGTTGATTTCTGAAGCGAAACAAAGAGCGGAAGAGATCCTCCAGAACTTTGAGACCCGCTGCAAAGAAGCTGAAGTCCCATTCACCGCGATCCCCAGCGAAGGTCTTCCCTACGAACAGATCGAACGCCATGCCCTACGCCACGATGTGGTCTTGATCGGCCGAGACACCAATTTCCACTACGAAACCAGCGAAGATGTTGGTGCTACGGTTCGTAAGCTTCTGGTCGACAATGCTCGTCCCGTGATCGTTTACCCCCAGAAACTGCCGGATAATCATCGGGTTGTGATCGCTTACGACGGCAGTGCCACGGCGGCCCATGCTCTCCAAATGTGGACCCTCTTGGAGATTCGTGGACCAAAGACACAAGTCCACGTGGTGAGTATTTCCGATCAGGAAGCCAAAGCCATGCCACGATTGGAAGAGGCAGCTCAATTCCTGAATTTCCACGGGATCGACCCGCAGCTGCACTATGTCCCCAAAGAACGTCGTGTGGTGGAAATGCTGGCCGAAAAGGTCAAAGAACTGAGTCCGCGGATGGTTGTGCTGGGGGCTTATGGCCGCGGCGGATTCAAGGAGACCTTGTTCGGGTCTTCGACCAACAAGATGCTGGAAACGGCCAATTGTCCGCTTTTCCTCTATAAATAA
- a CDS encoding DUF3592 domain-containing protein, with protein sequence MSKLFTSLFVLFFVGFGVGFLGYGIYQLDQASRTTQWPAVRGEVLECKLRSHTNDHKETWACYVKYAYDIDGQFYEGDRIAYGYNGTNNKSMHSNLQRKLSRSRYVRVYFDPQNPGESTLATGIHRSAYLPVIFGGAWLAFCGGIFALVFMGSSLKNLPQRLAQLNHRSLTPAG encoded by the coding sequence ATGTCTAAACTCTTCACATCCCTGTTCGTGTTGTTCTTCGTCGGTTTCGGCGTCGGCTTTCTAGGCTATGGGATCTACCAACTGGATCAGGCCAGCCGAACCACGCAGTGGCCGGCCGTGCGAGGTGAAGTTCTCGAGTGCAAACTCCGCTCGCACACCAACGACCATAAAGAAACGTGGGCCTGTTATGTGAAATATGCCTATGACATCGACGGGCAGTTTTACGAAGGAGACCGTATCGCCTACGGATACAACGGCACCAACAACAAGAGCATGCACTCGAACTTGCAGAGAAAGCTCAGCCGATCGCGGTACGTTCGCGTCTATTTCGACCCACAAAACCCGGGCGAAAGTACTTTGGCAACCGGTATCCACCGCAGTGCTTACCTGCCGGTCATCTTTGGCGGTGCCTGGCTGGCATTTTGTGGCGGCATCTTTGCGCTAGTCTTCATGGGTAGTTCTTTGAAGAACTTACCGCAACGTCTGGCCCAACTGAATCATCGATCCCTGACTCCCGCTGGCTGA